ATCGAGAAGGACGAATGGCAGTTGCTCCCGTAATCGACTCTCCTGATGTTGTTCCGGAGGGTTCGCCATGATGTATTGGGTCCACATTGCCCGTTCGATTGATCGAACCACGCTCCATCGGGATCGGTGCGCCGAAGTGCCCTCCACCCCGCTGAAGTCGGACTTTTGGGAAGGGGGATGGTTCGACTATCCGGACAAGGAACGTGCGCTGCTGGCAATGGAGCAGGCCGGGACCACGTTCACCCGGCGCTGCACGCTGTGCAAGCCGTAGCCGGCGTGCCTGCCGCATGCCGGACATGTCGGGGTCATGCCGCAGTTAGCGCTTCTGGCGACGACCCTTGTGTGGGGGGCGACCTTTCCCGCGACCAAGGCGGCCCTCGCGCAACTTCCCCCGCTCTCCTTTCTTTTCCTACGGTTTCTGCTCGGCGCGCTGCTGGCGGTCGCCGCCGCCTTGGCCCTGGGCTATCGTCTGGAGAGGAACGCATCGGTGCTCCGGATGGGCGCGATCGCCACCATCTGGCTGAGCCTCGGGTACTTGTGCCAAACGGTCGGATTGCGCTACACCACCGCCTCCAACTCGGCCTTCATCACCGTGCTTTATGTCGTGTTCGTGCCGATTTTTCTTCGTCGGTTCGGCCTGCTCACCTGGATCGCCGTCGGCCTCGCCCTGGTGGGGTTGCTCTGTTTGGTCAAGCCGACCGTCTCGATCAACCTCGGCGATGTGCTCAATCTCGCCTGCGCCGCGGCGTTCGCGGCACACATCGCCTGCCTCGAACAGTTCACCAGAACCGGACAGTCCGTCTCATTGTTTCTCTGGCAGATGATTCTGATGAGCCTGGTGATGGCGCTGGGGTCGGTGGGCGAGTCGCCGGCGCCGGAGGCCTTCAGGCCCTCGCCGGTATTGCTGACGGGCCTCGCCGTCACCGGAGTGTTGGCGACCGGCGCCTTCGCCGTGCAGATGTGGGCGCAGCGCGTCGTGCCGGCTCACCAGGTCGCGCTGATCTTTGCCTTGGAACCGGCCTGCGCCGCCTGGCTGTCCTCGCTGTTCCTCGGGGAGCAGTTGGATAGCCTGGGATGGATCGGGAGCGGATGTATCCTGGTCGCGACCCTGTTGGGAACGATCTGGGGGCACGAATCCGGCCCGACGAGAGCAACGGCTGCCGGTGCGCCGCCGTCATAGACGCAGGGAGACCGATGGCGCAAAAATTCGGAAACGGACGGTGGGTGCGTGAGGGCTTCCTCAACAATCGTGTCCCCGGACTTGTGACCGGTCGGATCTACCTCGCGGGAATCGAGTGGGTTGATCTCTGTCTTGCGGGGGACTTCAAGGGCGAGATCGCCGGCTGCGCGATCCGGCTGAGGAACAGCCGGTATGAGGACGATGGCATGGCGGAGCAGGTCCTGGCTGATTTTGAGGTGCCGCAAGTCGGGACAGTGAGCTTGATCTCGTTCGATCCCCATCCGCTTCTCCAGCCCCATCCGTACATCGAATGGTTTTCCGATCGCAAGAATCACTACCGGATCGAACTGCAGGTTGGCGATGCCTGGGTGGTGACGCCGGAAGAAGCCGCCGGGCTCGACGCCGAGAGTCAACGGATACGGGACAGCCTGGGCGCATCCCGCCGCGCAGGCGGCGCAGAGGATGAAACCGATTGGGTGTAGACCGTCGATGGGCGACGAAACGGAATGGGACAGGAGACGCTAGACCGCGACCGCCTCTTCCTGCGGCCGTGAATCGCGGACATGGGCCGGGACCGGCCGCAGATCCCAAATCAATCCGCACCACGACATCGCCTTCAGAATGTAATAGGAGATATCGATTTCCCACCAATAGAACCCCTGCCGGGCAGAGGCCGGATAGTAGTGATGGTTGTTGTGCCAGCCTTCGCCGAAGGTAATGAGCGCGAGGAAGAAATTGTTCCGGCTGAAATCGCCCGTCTCATACCGTCGGGAACCCCAGCGGTGAGCGAGCGAATTGATCGTATAGGTGCAGTGGCTGACCAGCACGGTCGAGATAAAGAACCCGACGATCAGCATCTGCATGCCCGACGTGCCCAGCCCCGGCCACAGGGCGTTCAGGC
The DNA window shown above is from Nitrospira tepida and carries:
- a CDS encoding DMT family transporter, translated to MPQLALLATTLVWGATFPATKAALAQLPPLSFLFLRFLLGALLAVAAALALGYRLERNASVLRMGAIATIWLSLGYLCQTVGLRYTTASNSAFITVLYVVFVPIFLRRFGLLTWIAVGLALVGLLCLVKPTVSINLGDVLNLACAAAFAAHIACLEQFTRTGQSVSLFLWQMILMSLVMALGSVGESPAPEAFRPSPVLLTGLAVTGVLATGAFAVQMWAQRVVPAHQVALIFALEPACAAWLSSLFLGEQLDSLGWIGSGCILVATLLGTIWGHESGPTRATAAGAPPS